Proteins encoded in a region of the Gallalistipes aquisgranensis genome:
- the atpB gene encoding F0F1 ATP synthase subunit A codes for MRSLYNILCFVLVLTAAYTARAEEQPVEVTPQEQFDVKETIFSHIGDSYEWHVTTWGDTHISIPLPVIVRGENGKWHLFSSSHLYHGNGSYEGFSIAQDGKYAGKIVEYNARGEAVRPVDLSLTKNALALLINSTILVCIVLCVARWYRKRPKAVPKGFVGAVEMFVMEINDGLIKPCIGKGYERYAPYLLTAFFFILVNNLMGLIPIFPGGASTTGNIAITIVLGVCTFLAVNIWGTKEYWKEVFWPDVPTWLKVPLPLMPAIELFGVFTKPFALIIRLFANMMAGHAIILGLTCMIFVTVAMGPVINTSMTVVSVLMSIFMNCLELLVAYIQAYVFTMLSAVFIGLSRVEPHKQH; via the coding sequence ATGAGATCATTGTATAACATATTGTGCTTTGTTCTGGTATTGACAGCCGCCTATACGGCCCGGGCCGAAGAGCAACCGGTGGAAGTGACTCCGCAGGAACAGTTCGATGTGAAAGAGACGATCTTTTCCCATATAGGAGACTCCTACGAATGGCACGTCACGACCTGGGGAGATACCCATATTTCCATTCCGCTGCCTGTGATCGTACGGGGAGAAAACGGCAAGTGGCATTTGTTCTCTTCGTCGCATCTCTATCACGGTAACGGCAGTTACGAAGGATTCAGCATCGCCCAAGACGGAAAATACGCAGGAAAGATCGTGGAGTACAACGCCCGGGGAGAAGCGGTGCGTCCCGTCGATCTCTCCCTCACGAAAAACGCACTGGCCCTGCTGATCAACAGCACGATACTGGTCTGTATCGTACTATGTGTCGCCCGGTGGTACAGGAAACGTCCCAAAGCCGTTCCGAAAGGATTTGTCGGAGCGGTGGAGATGTTCGTCATGGAGATCAACGACGGACTGATAAAACCGTGTATCGGAAAGGGTTACGAACGCTATGCGCCCTATCTGCTGACCGCGTTCTTCTTCATTCTGGTCAACAACCTGATGGGACTTATTCCGATCTTCCCGGGAGGAGCCTCCACGACGGGCAATATCGCAATCACTATCGTACTGGGTGTCTGCACGTTCCTTGCCGTCAATATTTGGGGAACCAAAGAGTATTGGAAAGAGGTTTTCTGGCCGGATGTTCCGACATGGCTGAAAGTGCCACTGCCCCTCATGCCTGCCATCGAACTTTTCGGAGTATTCACCAAACCGTTCGCCCTTATCATCCGTCTGTTTGCCAATATGATGGCGGGACATGCCATCATATTGGGACTGACCTGTATGATATTCGTCACGGTCGCGATGGGACCCGTTATCAATACGTCCATGACCGTAGTATCGGTACTGATGAGTATTTTTATGAATTGCCTGGAGTTATTGGTCGCCTACATTCAAGCTTATGTATTCACGATGCTCTCGGCCGTATTTATCGGACTGTCGCGCGTGGAACCCCACAAACAACACTGA
- the atpC gene encoding ATP synthase F1 subunit epsilon has protein sequence MKLEILSPEKTLFRGDTDSVRLPGVVGSFTVWPHHAPLISALAPGEIRYRNADKEEKLDIQGGFAEIRDDTITVCIESNE, from the coding sequence ATGAAACTGGAGATCCTGTCGCCGGAAAAGACTCTTTTCAGAGGGGATACCGACAGCGTAAGACTGCCGGGTGTGGTGGGTTCGTTCACCGTATGGCCGCATCATGCCCCGCTGATCTCGGCTCTCGCTCCGGGAGAAATCCGTTACAGAAATGCAGACAAAGAGGAAAAACTGGACATTCAGGGCGGATTTGCAGAGATCAGAGACGATACGATAACGGTCTGCATAGAATCTAACGAATAG